A region from the Cyprinus carpio isolate SPL01 chromosome A8, ASM1834038v1, whole genome shotgun sequence genome encodes:
- the LOC109095264 gene encoding DALR anticodon-binding domain-containing protein 3 produces MEEAVPFSIVSTVKALSRALRRDAEHEAEISREREKLWFKESSAKNLRNRDFLSPNTVLTTLYADGKVPSDVLSGVRSLHGSGVLPIGATEVTAEGLRVCVDRCAAFKGVLCGITPYLTPPAQRQGCILINCPALHTKQTTPSPDTLALGQLRTVLIADHLGAHLRRQGYTVSFCPALPQDSDIVNFLKTLGIDWPTVPVSWTNEDREEKMKKALENSTYRDREIERGKRRSRGEKIEGEKRGIKEEVRVGVDQVVQDENVQGYDPSLGSCTVQREALCHLAQLDSATADLPVSTATALHVTSCQDEFRQQQTAMLWRAAGAAAVQRLVICGPVKTPGIQMNAAQYIQLRKAQMKEASEMKYGEQVEGQTWDDIIRVMTSATVRFELLSTVHTSPVTLDVQRDSGVSTKGPRGGVFVMYNCARLHTLFSSYEKGVEQGLYPEIPEGAELDFSALKEEGEWLLLFNYLIPFSELLDQSGQILEHEGGTARVNLRTEQVCRFLVSLSKDFSSYYNRVHVLGEPLPHLFNQMFCRLLLLRALRELYHSALDSLNLPPIPQL; encoded by the exons ATGGAGGAAGCTGTGCCTTTCAGCATCGTGTCCACCGTCAAAGCGTTGAGCCGAGCGTTGCGGAGAGACGCTGAACATGAAGCCGAGATCAGCCGCGAGCGAGAGAAGCTCTGGTTCAAGGAGAGCAGCGCCAAAAACCTGAGAAATCGTGACTTTTTGTCACCCAACACGGTTCTGACGACGTTGTACGCCGATGGAAAG GTTCCCTCTGATGTTCTCAGTGGTGTTCGCTCTCTTCATGGCAGCGGTGTGTTGCCGATAGGAGCCACTGAAGTGACAGCAGAAGGCCTGCGCGTGTGTGTGGATCGCTGTGCAGCATTTAAAGGTGTTTTATGTGGAATAACGCCATATCTGACACCTCCTGCTCAGAGACAGGGCTGTATCCTCATCAACTGTCCTGCCCTCCACACTAAACAAACCACACCATCTCCGGATACACTAGCTCTGGGGCAGCTACGGACCGTTCTCATTGCTGACCACCTGGGGGCACATCTCAGAAGACAAGG GTATACGGTGTCCTTTTGTCCAGCCTTGCCACAGGACAGTGACATTGTCAACTTTCTGAAAACACTAGGCATTGATTGGCCGACAGTCCCTGTCAGCTGGACCAATGAGGACAGGGAGGAGAAGATGAAAAAGGCTTTAGAGAACTCAACCTACAGAGACCGAGAGATAGAGAGGGGGAAAAGGAGAAGCAGAGGAGAGAAAATAGAGGGAGAGAAAAGAGGGATAAAAGAGGAAGTTAGGGTAGGAGTTGATCAAGTGGTACAGGACGAGAACGTTCAGGGATATGATCCCAGCCTTGGCTCTTGCACAG TGCAGAGAGAAGCTTTGTGTCATCTGGCCCAGCTGGACAGTGCTACCGCAGATCTCCCT GTCTCTACGGCAACAGCCCTGCATGTCACTTCCTGTCAGGACGAGTTTCGTCAACAACAAACAGCCATGTTATGGAGAGCAGCGGGTGCAGCGGCAGTGCAG AGATTGGTGATTTGTGGTCCTGTTAAAACTCCTGGCATTCAGATGAATGCAGCTCAGTATATTCA GTTAAGAAAAGCTCAGATGAAAGAGGCCTCAGAAATGAAGTATGGAGAACAAGTTGAAG GTCAGACATGGGATGACATCATTAGAGTCATGACCTCGGCTACCGTGAGGTTTGAACTGCTGTCCACAGTGCACACAAGTCCg GTGACCTTAGATGTTCAGCGGGACAGTGGTGTGTCCACAAAGGGCCCCAGGGGTGGAGTCTTTGTCATGTATAACTGTGCTCGTCTTCACACACTTTTCAGCAGCTACGAGAAAGGGGTGGAGCAag gtCTTTATCCTGAAATCCCTGAAGGCGCAGAGCTGGACTTTTCTGCCCTAAAAGAGGAG GGGGAGTGGCTTCTTCTCTTCAATTACCTCATTCCATTCTCTGAGCTGCTGGACCAATCAGGACAGATCCTGGAGCATGAAGGGGGTACAGCCAGAGTTAATTTAAGGACTGAAcag GTGTGCAGATTCTTGGTGTCTCTCAGTAAAGATTTTAGCTCCTACTACAACAGAGTTCACGTCCTTGGG gagCCCCTGCCTCATCTTTTTAATCAGATGTTTTGTCGTTTATTGTTGCTGAGAGCATTAAGAGAACTTTACCACAGCGCCCTGGACTCCCTTAATCTTCCCCCAATTCCCCAATTATAG